The stretch of DNA GTTTTGATCCACTAGAAGATGATGTTTCCCTCCCGCAAGAAGTTGAAGTGATGCAAGACACTCAGAGAAACGAAATAAGTATTTCACTTTTTCAAGTTGtaatatatttttttgttgttATTACACTGCCACTTTTTTATTGTTTGACTTAAATTTAAAATTATCAGGTCCATGTGAATCTGAAAAGGCAAAAAAAGTGAGAGGAAAGAACAGGTGTAAAAATGTTCAAGGACTGAAAGTTGGAAAAACGTTGAGCGTCACTTTCTACCACAATCGAGTTGTTGGGAAGAATTCAACCTCATTTGTGAAACATTTAGGTATATTAGTTCGTGACCGTAATAAGTGCCCACTGCGCGTACACTCATGGGCGGACATCGAAGAATATAAGCTGGACCATATGTGGAAAGCTGTTACTGTAAGAATTTAAAGTATTATCTTGTTGTTTTGCCTTCTCCTTTTCTTCGTTCAcaaatgaaaataaaatactaGTGACTTTACATCATTACATCTGTCGAGTTCTTTTTTTTTTGCGGATTGTAAGAATTCAAAAGGAAAATTAAATGAGTAGAAACATATAGTTTATTGTGCTTTCCTACAGAACCCCAATATCCTATTTCTTCTGCATCATAAACTGAGAAAAATATCTATTTCTTAGCAGTAACTTTTCCTATGATCTTTATTGCATTTTTTCATCATCAAAGGTAGTAAGAAATGTTTCCCCCTAGAAAGACAATAACATCCTTTTTTCAGTACACAAAAATCGTCAAATCCTATCATTCCTTATGTTAATGAGTACTGATACACTTTTAGAAGAAAAATATCTATGTAATAGGAACTAGAAACCTTTTTTTTTGAAATGGTAAGGTATTATAGATATAAAAAAATCAGCAGTACGAGAGTGTTGTGGTTACATCCCATTAGGTGAATCAGTCTTCTTTGGTTGCTTGTTGACTCAGATGTTCGACACATGAATACTTCTGAGGCCCGGCAACATCACCCAAATACCCAAGGATTGAATTCGTTGAAGCAACAAGGATCAGTTTACTTAGCCTGTGTATCCTACTCATTAGAGCTGCCTTGGCTTCCTCCTCCTCTTCCAGTCTTGATTGCCTTTTCACTTGCCCTTCTTCCAACTGCAAAAAGACCATGAACAAGTTATACAGCACTAGAAACCAACTACAGCCATATATTAATCCCCAAAAGCTAATAAAGCACAGATGTCTTTAAGCATGTAGTTAGCTGAACATAACATATTTGACCTTTAGCTGTAGACGGACTTTACCAAATAGTTCAACTTAAGAAGTTGATGTTTCAAAGTCAAAAGTAAGTGTTCAATTTGCAAAACAAGATGACATGACCTGTTGAGGCTTATAGTAGAGCATTTTGTTTGCTGAATGTAGATTATGAATCATATCAATGTATCTGctcttctctcatgttgtttTTGGAATGTTCATATAAGATCAAATTATGCTGTCGAGCGTGTTTTCGCATTTAATAATTACGCCATCTTAAGAGATAATTTAATTTGTCACTAGTAACTCTCAAATATTTAATTTCATATTGTTGGttcaatttttctttttagtttatctaaaacttttgagtttcatgtttgatgatatttttaaaatattataggACAAATTTGATAGTGCTGACATAAATTGTCAAAGAGATAATGTCTTGAAACATATGAGAAGGTTATGGAACAATTGGAGAGGATCGCTTCACTTGATTGTGAAGTCTAAGTCATTGCGCGACGTTCTAAAGGATGTGCCAGAGGGGGTCGACAAGAGTGATTGGGAATGGTTGGTCAAGGAGCACTTTTTATCTGAAAAGTTTAAGGTATGGCTTCATAAATATTTATAGCATCTTAATTTTTTAAGCGGCATACCACACCTTCTATTTTCTGTTGTTATAGGAAAGAAGTATGAGAAACTCAGTGAATAAGTCTAAGTTGATTATGCCTCATTGTACGGGCAACAAGCCTATCAGAGAGATTATTTACGAGCTGGTAAGTAAATTGTGCTATTGTATTAAGAAACCCCCTCTTTGTTTAAAAGAATTGTTTGACTTGTTTATTTAAATGCAAAGGGAGGCAATGATGGTAATCCACCAGATATGGCGACTATTTTCTTTGAGACTCATAAGAAGGACGATAAGCTTGTCAAACCTGAAACCAATGAAAAATATGTATGTTGATTGATAAATTTCATTTTACACCCTTCCTTTTATCAAAGTATTACATTATTTCAAAGATCATTATTTTTTAGGCCGAAATTCAAGAACTGATACAATCCGAGCCGTCTCTTATAAATATTGAGGTTGTAGAAAGATGTTTTGGACCTCAATGCAAGAGCAATGTGGTTGGATTTAGGGGTGAAACAACCGCTAAGGAGTTAAAAGGTGGTAATTCCTCTAAGGCTACACTGTTGGATGAGTTGAATGCAACTCGAAAAGAAAATCTTTCACTAAAAAGACTCCTGGATAACTTGGAGAATACAGTTGCACAACTTGCAAGCATATACTCTTGTCAGCCTTCATCAACACCATCTTCAACTGAACCAGATACATGCATCTGAAAAGGTTAGTAAACTTTTACTAACTTTTACAATTATCACATGTCATATTCATTTATTTAGCCACCTTGTCACTTTCTATTGTCATGTCTTTTTTTATGCAAATTATAGTTCCACTATGATATGATGAGTATTTCTTAATCAAATGAATAAATAGAACGTTTTTCTATTTTTCATGCCAACAACTGAGGTTCCTTGCTCTTTTTTGTTGAaggatgaaataaataaataattgttgTGCATGAACTCTGTTGATCACCATCCTGCTTCACTATGAAAGGCTTCTATATTTTTCAATCTCTTATTTTTCGATCACTTATAGAACCCATTTTTCCTTAGCTAAacttttcccttttcttttatGATAAATCGACAAGATAATATAATCTTTTATCTAATTTTGGTACTTTTCTACATTCAAGAATGTGCTATAAAACTTTCACAATTTTTTATGAATAGACAATGAACTTATTTCAAGTATTTAGAGAATTCTATTTCACTGGCATATTACTGGATAGCAGTCAACTAATCAGATACCTCTGCTGATTTCTACAGAGATATCTATTTTGTTCTTTGAAGTGCAACTTTCATTTATGCTTTAGCACATAGTTTTTTTTAGTAATATACAAAAAGTAGTAGCAAGTATTTGTAGGTAAAAAAAGAAATGGTAGTGTCTCTACCATATGGAGTTGCAacctttttcatttttcttttcaacTCTTTATTGATATTGAGCAGCATTAGATAGTGTCATTCAAGATCCAAACAAACACAATAGTAGTAGGAAAAAGATGACATAAATTTCATGAATTAGCTTGTTTGATATTTTTATCTCAATGTAATTATGTGTGTTGATACCAAAAAAGATTCTTGATCAAAGGAAAGTCCCTGGATTAACTAGAGAAAATGTCGCCAGCCATTTGCAGGTTTACTTCTGAATACATATATTTAACTATAATTGGTATCATGGCTTTCACATATTAAATAGGTGAAGTTATGTTTGATTTCTGTATTACTTGGTTTGAACTAGTCCATGTAGGTGAAGCAATGTTTGACTCCTGTATTACTTGGTTTGAACTAGTGCATAATTTCATAAAATAGGAGAACACAGATTTCCGTATTTTGTCTTACTTCAATTATTAAGATATTCATGACTATCTATATGGATATCAACCGTCCATCAGCTTTGATCATTAGAACCTCACTTTGTTTGATTCTTATATTATGACAATGTAACCTCTTTTACACCAGTCACACCAACCGCTTCTTATTACGGTACATTACCTTTTTTTGTTCAGTTACCATCAGTTAATTTTAAAGTTGGAAAACTTTTTACAGTATATTAGCTCTTATCATTTGTAAAGTTCACTCGCAATAGTGATTATTAGTCTATGTTGCTCATGTGATGATATGAATGCCGTTAATGTTATAATACTATACGAACTCTTATGAATAAGAAGATGATAAACATTAGTAAAAAATATGAAAACAAGAGTAGGTCCTCACCCGAAATTAACTTGATGGTGAACAGATTTGCATCAATGAACGAAAGTGAGAAACTCAGCCTCTTATTTGGTTAGTATATCTTTTTCGCTTTCTTGGGTTATCTCTCTGTCTAAAGGTTAACAATAAAGACAGAAATGTGAATTTGATGAAGATATGCAGTCGATAGTAACGGAAGAGCTCTTTCAAGATTTTGGGAGAAGTGACAGGAGaatatgtcacgatccaaaatttcccaccgaggggaccgtgatggcgcctaacatttcacttgccaggcaagccaacgttagaaaatcattaaaccaattccttatttccattcagtaaataacaataagtaactaaaataaaatataataagtgcggaatatcataaaactgtattaattactaccacccggatctggagtcacaattcacgagcattctagaatttactacaagtaatagtatgaaagaaatacaactatctaaatgaaagaaaccagtaggacataaaaagatagacgaggatttcaaggtctgtgaacaccgacagatctaccttgagtctccggacagcggaccaatagcaaatctcgatcaacctgagccggtatcaaaatctgcacaaaagtacagagtgcaacatcagtacaaccgatcacatgtactggtaagtgtcgagcctaacctcgacgaagtagtgacgaggctaaaacaaggcacctacaatcaacctgtacaatttaacagtgtgtacgcaaataacaggaatgaagaactaaacagaaaatgtcgggaggggagacatactgaggggaatacaagataaagaactacaacagaatgatcaccgaagcagtcaatataccatgaatcaacagggatagtgaatacagtaaagaaaaatgcacgacatcccccttcgtacttttactctcaacctcaccataaaattaatagaaacggcacgacatcacccttcgtgcttttactctcatatcatggaacgacatcacctttcgtgcattaacactcacaatatggcacgacatcacccttcatgcattaacactcacaatatggcacgacatcacccttcgtgcattaatactcacaatatggcacggcatcacccttcgtgccttaacactctcccttaccataatgcaatgcataaataacaacggggagatagaataacaagtacaaaccttacttcaacatttagttccataatatcaatctcaacttgaaataaaaacttaattatcaccagaaaattccgtaaacatgataagaacgataatttgaacaacactagtataacacgtgagacaatatcagaaaaatagagaaacatgaaaaacaggtaaattggcggcgcataggtactcgtcacctcacatatactccgctcacatgaatttcacttcgcaaataatctaaggttcctaattccctcaagttagggttagacacaacacttacctcgcttcgaatgccacttaattctcaatcatagatTTTCCTTTTTAAtacacctccaaaccactcgtatctattcaaaaatgactcaataatatcaaatattactaatggaatcaattatattgcataaattaaatttctcaaattttccttcaaaaagtcaaaaaattgactccgggcccgcttggtcaaaacccaaggttcggaccaaaatccttttatctattcacccccgagcttgaatatgtaattagttttggaatccgacctcaaattgaggtctaaatccccaaattcccgaaatccctattttttaccctaacccttaattctaccatgaaaactctagattttaggttgaaaattcaagaaatgtaatgggtaattgaaagaagatggtttagaatcacttaacaACAATTTGGgtaaggaatgactcttgaaaaatcacccatcaccgtttggtttttgagaaaaatatgttttttggcaaaaatcccgttttgggttctgttaagtgctgggcgatcgcgttcgcgagagcactgtcgcattcgcgaagggtactgga from Nicotiana tomentosiformis chromosome 11, ASM39032v3, whole genome shotgun sequence encodes:
- the LOC104096429 gene encoding uncharacterized protein isoform X1 gives rise to the protein MQDTQRNEISPCESEKAKKVRGKNRCKNVQGLKVGKTLSVTFYHNRVVGKNSTSFVKHLGILVRDRNKCPLRVHSWADIEEYKLDHMWKAVTDKFDSADINCQRDNVLKHMRRLWNNWRGSLHLIVKSKSLRDVLKDVPEGVDKSDWEWLVKEHFLSEKFKERSMRNSVNKSKLIMPHCTGNKPIREIIYELGGNDGNPPDMATIFFETHKKDDKLVKPETNEKYAEIQELIQSEPSLINIEVVERCFGPQCKSNVVGFRGETTAKELKGGNSSKATLLDELNATRKENLSLKRLLDNLENTVAQLASIYSCQPSSTPSSTEPDTCI
- the LOC104096429 gene encoding uncharacterized protein isoform X2; translation: MQDTQRNEISPCESEKAKKVRGKNRCKNVQGLKVGKTLSVTFYHNRVVGKNSTSFVKHLGILVRDRNKCPLRVHSWADIEEYKLDHMWKAVTDKFDSADINCQRDNVLKHMRRLWNNWRGSLHLIVKSKSLRDVLKDVPEGVDKSDWEWLVKEHFLSEKFKERSMRNSVNKSKLIMPHCTGNKPIREIIYELAEIQELIQSEPSLINIEVVERCFGPQCKSNVVGFRGETTAKELKGGNSSKATLLDELNATRKENLSLKRLLDNLENTVAQLASIYSCQPSSTPSSTEPDTCI